In Plasmodium gaboni strain SY75 chromosome 14, whole genome shotgun sequence, one genomic interval encodes:
- a CDS encoding plasmepsin IX (part of same gene as PGSY75_1430200A~gap found within coding sequence) produces the protein NKMPFTLTPAQYLVRKNDMCKPAFMEIEVSSEYGHAYILGNATFMRYYYTVYRRGNNNNSSYVGIAKAVHTEENEKYLSSLHNKINNL, from the exons aACAAAATGCCATTCACCTTAACACCCGCACAATACTTGGTTCGTAAGAATGATATGTGTAAACCGGCTTTTATGGAAATAGAAGTTTCATCTGAATATGGACATGCTTACATACTAGGAAATGCAACATTTATGAGATATTACTACACTGTTTATAGACGAggaaataataacaacagttcatat GTAGGAATTGCTAAAGCTGTTCATACAGAAGAAAACGAAAAATATCTCAGTTCCttacataataaaataaataatttataa
- a CDS encoding plasmepsin IX (part of same gene as PGSY75_1430200B~gap found within coding sequence): MFFINFKKIKKKQFPLYLTQHRIITVFLIFIYFINLKDCFHINNSRILNDVDKYRESYYKIPQCNLCNKCSICTHEKGEAQNVIPMVAIPSKRKYIQNINKERKEKKYPLNTFEEKNIYNNNDSVVKKEDIYKLRKKRKKKKNYLNFLEKDTGFLSSSHDKETFHINHKNKIIDEKYKEEYEEEEEIYDNTNIPQEKKETNNEQNLNSNLINNDKVTLPLQQLEDSQYVGYIQIGTPPQTIRPIFDTGSTNIWVVSTKCKDETCLKVHRYNHKLSSSFKYYEPHTNLDIMFGTGVIQGVIGVETFKIGPFEIKNQSFGLVKREKASDNKSNVFERINFEGIVGLAFPEMLSTGKSTLYENLMSSYKFGHNEFSIYIGKDSKYSALIFGGVDRNFFEGDIYMFPVVKEYYWEIYFDGLYIDHQKFCCDINSIVYDLKKKDQENNKLFFKRKYFRKKKFKTHLRKYLLKKKIKHQKKQKKKLNKNKNYLIFDSGTSFNSVPKDEIEYFFRVVPPK, translated from the exons atgttttttataaattttaagaaaataaaaaagaaacagTTTCCCTTATATTTAACTCAACATAGAATTATAACAGTgtttcttatttttatttattttataaactTAAAAGATTGTTTccatataaataattcaCGTATTTTAAATGATGTAGACAAATATAGAGAATCATATTATAAGATACCCCAATGTAACTTATGTAATAAGTGTTCGATATGTACCCACGAAAAAGGAGAGGCACAG AATGTTATTCCTATGGTTGCTATACCCAGCAAgagaaaatatattcaaaatataaataaggAAAGGAAGGAAAAGAAATATCCTTTAAATACatttgaagaaaaaaacatttataataataatgatagtGTTGTTAAGAAagaagatatatataaattaagaaaaaaaagaaaaaagaaaaaaaattatttaaattttcttGAAAAGGATACAGGGTTTTTATCATCTTCACATGATAAAGAAACATTTCATATAAATCataagaataaaattatagatgaaaaatataaagaagaatatgaagaagaggaagaaatatatgataatacaaatataccacaagaaaaaaaagaaacaaacAATGAACAGAATCTAAATAGTAATTTGATAAACAATGATAAAGTGACATTACCCTTACAACAACTGGAAgat AGTCAATATGTTGGCTACATTCAAATAGGAACTCCTCCACAAACCATAAGGCCCATATTTGATACAGGCAGCAC aaatatatggGTTGTAAGCACAAAGTGCAAAGATGAAACATGCTTAAAAGTACATAGATACAATCACAAATTGTCTAGCAGTTTTAAATATTACGAACCTCACACAAACCTAGATATTATG TTTGGCACGGGAGTAATACAAGGAGTTATAGGAGTGGAGACATTTAAAATTGGTCCGtttgaaataaaaaatcaaTCTTTTGGATTAGtaaaaagagaaaaagCTAGCGATAATAAATCAAATGTATTTGAAAGAATAAATTTTGAAGGTATAGTTGGATTAGCATTTCCAGAAATGTTATCAACTGGTAAGAGTACATTGTATGAAAATTTAATGTcttcatataaatttgGGCATAATGaattttctatatatattggTAAGGATAGTAAATATTCTGCATTAATATTTGGAGGAGTAGATagaaatttttttgaaggagatatatatatgtttcCTGTTGttaaagaatattattgggaaatatattttgatgGTCTATATATTGATCATCAGAAATTTTGTTGTGATATTAATTCCATTGTAtatgatttaaaaaaaaaagatcaagaaaataataaattattttttaagagaaaatattttagaaaaaaaaaattcaaaacacatttaagaaaatatcttcttaaaaaaaaaataaaacatcaaaaaaaacaaaaaaaaaaattaaataaaaacaaaaattatttaatttttgatTCTGGAACATCTTTTAATAGTGTTCCAAAGGATGAAATCGAATATTTCTTTCGTGTCGTTCCTCCAAAG